One Trichormus variabilis 0441 genomic window, GTTCAGCTTGGGCTTCTTGGAAATCACTTATCAGTTGCTTGAAGACATTGGGTTGAGCAAGAGTGATTTCTTGTGACCAGAGTAATTGATTGTCACGATCGCGGTCAATTTCTGTCAACCATAGCAGTTGTTGTTCCCGAACAATCCGACTGTTAATTTTGATGCGGCGAATATGGCGCGGTGCAATTGATTCCAGAATGTGCTGGATTTGCTCTACCAGACTAGATTGCTCAAGTTGTTCTACCTTGGCTGCTTCGCATAATAGTTGCAGGACACCATCAGCAAAAACAGCCCTAATTCTCACACCGGATTTGGTGAGCTTTTCGTTTAATAATTGAATAATCGCCGCAACGCTTCCTTGGTGAGCTTGCCAGGCGATATCGTTTATCCGATCTACCATTGGAGATTTAATAATAGCTTTTAACCCTGAATTTTTTAAAAGAATCATAAATTTAGGCTGTTGTTCTACTGAACTTTACCTTGTCTTCGATTTTAGGAGTAAAAAGATCCGGTTGTCACATAAAATCTTAAAAATCTAGCCTCCCTATACTGATATCTACCAAGCTCTATCTTTACCGTTTTGCCTGTGTCAGTTGTCAGTTGTTAGAGACGCGATTAATCGCGTCTGTTGTTAATTTCAGTTGTTTTTTATTGCGCTGTACGTGTCAGTTGTTAATTGTTTTACCTCTAACTACTGACCACTGGCAAAATTGAAGATATTTACCGCACTACGATCATACTTAACCAAAACTAAATAACATCAGGGTCAACACTTAACACTTTTAACTTTTGTACCAATATTTTTCTAGTTCTAAACACCACCCTCTCCTTTTTATGATTTCAGAACGCTTTACCCAAGCCTTGACCTACGCTACTCAACTCCACACTCACCAAGTCCGTAAAGGTTCGGGTATCCCTTACGTAGCTCATTTGTTAGGAGTTGCTAGTATTGCCTTGGAATATGGAGCCAATGAAGATGAAGCCATAGCAGCACTTTTACATGATGCGGTGGAAGACCAAGGTGGTGCAGAGACGCGAGAAGAAATTCGTCGCCGCTTTGGTGAAACGGTCACGGCAATTGTTGATGGTTGTACAGACGCTGATACAATGCCAAAGCCCCCTTGGAAACAACGCAAGGAGGCTTATATTGCTCATATTTCTACCGCTTCTCCATCAGTGCTACTTGTATCAGCTGCTGATAAACTCCACAATGCTCGGTCAATTCTCCAAGATTATCGCCTTGTGGGTGAATCTCTTTGGGAACGCTTCCAAGGTGGTAAAACTGGTACTCTTTGGTATTACCGATCACTTGTGGATGCTTATCAAAAGACTGAAACTAGGGCAATTTTTGCAGAACTGGCACGGGTAGTTACCCAAATTGAGGATTTAGCATCTCAGAAAAAATCTGAAGCATGAAGGCTGAAAAATTCTTTGCCTCATACTTCACATCTTTGTTTATGCTTCGACTGTAACAGGAAAAACAGTCTTGTTTGGGCTAGCGGAACATACTACTAATAGATGTATCTTCATGAATCCGCCAGATGGTTTCCCCTAACAAGTTAGCGACTGATAACACTACTAGTTGGGGAAAGCGATCACTTTCTGGTATGGGTATTGTATTGGTGACAATTACTTCCTCAAACAAGCCACTGGACAATCGTTCAACAGCAGGAGGAGAGAAGACTGCATGGGTTGCACAAGCGTATACCTGACGCGCCCCTTCTTCACGTAATAATTTAGCGCCGGCGGCAATCGTACCACCAGTATCGATCATGTCATCAACCAAAACTGCTGTTTTGCCTTTGACATCACCAATCACATTTAAAACTTCGGCGACGTTATGAGCCTGACGGCGTTTGTCAATAATCGCCAGTGGGGCATCATTGAGCTTTTTCGCAAATGCTCTTGCTCTGGCTACACCACCAACGTCAGGAGAAACGACTACAAGATCATGCAGTTGTTTGCTTGTTAGATAATCCAGTAAGACTGGTGAACCGTACACATGATCAAATGGAATATCGAAGTATCCTTGAATTTGAGCAGCGTGTAAATCCATTGCCAGAACGCGATTAGCGCCAGCTTGAGTAATCAGGTTAGCAACCAACTTGGCAGTGATTGATTCTCTCCCTGCGGTTTTACGGTCAGCACGAGCGTAACCATAGTAAGGAATTACTGCTGTCACCTGTCGCGCAGAAGCACGCCGACAAGCATCAACCATAATTAGTAATTCCATTAAGTGATCGTTAACTGGTTGACAACATGGTTGGATGAGGTAGACATCACAACCCCGAATCGATTCCTGAATTTGAACATACAGTTCACCATCCGCAAATCTCTTGCGAATCATGGGGCCTAAGTCCATACCCAGGTAACGAGCGACTTCTTGAGAAAGTTGTACGTTAGAAGAGCCAGAAAACAGCCGCAGGCGATGATTTTCAGTCAGTCCTGTTGCAGTTGGCTGCATTTTAAAAGTTGCAGAACTGAGCACAGCAGATCCTCGATGTGCATTCATGGCAATCTTAGCATTAGATATTTGGTGGATTTAACTGAAAGAGAGCAAAAAAAACATCTGTGTGTTTTTTTGAAGCTTTCATAAATACTTTAAATATTTCTCAATATAATCATCATCTGCTCACTTTTCGTTCCTTTTGATAAACAAAGCATCATGCCGATTAACCCACGGACTAGCAGAAACTAGTTTAATTCTCGTTCATTATCCGCAAAACCAGATTTTCCGAGTCTATTTAGACTGAGAGACTTCTTCTTTATATTGCTAACGGAGGATTAACCATTAAATTAGTTAGTTGGTTTTGTCCTAATAGCAATTAAGAAATAGAATCATTAACAGACAAAAACCTTAACGAATTTTAAGGGTTCATTCAATATTCTACGATATTAGTCTCAAAAATATAATATAAACTGACAAACTAAATTTTTGACTGGTCATCAACAATTTTTTTCAGTTTATAAAATCATCTTAACTATTATCCATTCAGATTATAGTTGATGAGTTATTGGCTTACCGACTGAAATCTCATATTCTCCTGAAATATAGTTTATTTTTGAGGACAACTACTCATTCAGGGAAAGTTCCCCAGCAAGCAGTAATTTACTCTGAAGGTTACAGAGTAAAGATGCGACGATGCTCCCCTCCGTCTTTTCTACGGAACCCTCCATGAAAGACGATGGCGTTACGCTCACCGTAGGCGATCGCCCACCTGAGAGCGAAGCGAGTATGAGTCTAACTACAAGATTTTTCTGCTATTTTTCACAAGCTTATTTAAATATACGAAATGCGTGGGAATGATTGTTGCCTGCTCCCAAAAAGATTTTTTTGAGTCTATTGAACTGTTTTATGAAACTGAATGGCAGACATTGGTACGAAAGTAAAACAAATTCTACCACGACAATTAAAACCATCAATACCGTATTTCTATGAATTGAGAAATTCTTGTGGAGAAAATTGTAGTTAATTTCCACAAGCTCCCCTTTTTGATTATTACCTCAGACTTTTGATCGAAATTGACAAAAAATTCCCATCTGAATTTCAACCAATAAAAGGTGAAACCGTTGGTTGGGCATTTACACCCCTACACACGCCAGTTTGCTCAAGTCGGGAGACCCGCCCGCGCAACTGGCTCCCCTACACCCAGTTTCCACACCCAACCTGAGTGCGTAACTCCTACGAGTAGACGATCGCCTTTCATTTGAGGCAACATTGTTGATGGTAGATCCAAAGGTTGCCGAGCGTTGCACAATAGGCATACAACACATTAGTTGCCAGTTTACCTGCTGTGTAGGGTAGAATATCGCCGCAGGTAACTGTCTGTCGCCGCTTTGATTTATCTTGGTGGGTGACTTACTCCCTCCTGAGTTGCTATTACACTCTACTGATTGATCATGCAACCACCAATTTTAATTGGCACTGTCCTGCAAAATCGTTACCGCATTGTGCAAATTCTCGGACAAGGAGGATTTGGTAGAACCTATTTAGCGGAAGACCAGAGACGCTTTAACGAACTGTGTGCGATTAAGGAACTGATTCCTACTGCAACAGGGACTGTTGCTTGGGAAAAGGCTCAAGAGCTTTTTCACAGAGAAGCCGCTATCTTATATCAGATAGAAAATCCCCAAATACCAAAATTCCGCGAAAAATTTGAGCAAGACCAGCGCTTATTCTTGGTACAAGACTATGTAGCTGGGAAAACCTATTGGGACATATTGACGGAAAGGCAAGCTACCGGCAAAGCTTTCACGGAGTTAGAAGTATTACAGTTAATGCGCTCATTGTTACCAGTCTTGGAACATATCCACGGGCGCGGCATTATTCACCGAGATATTTCTCCAGATAATATTATTTTGCGGGATAGCGATTCTCAGCCAGTGTTGATTGACTTTGGGGTGGTCAAAGAATTAGCGACGCGTTTGCAGTCTCCAGAGATGACAACACCAGTTACCTCCGTGGGAAAATTGGGCTACTCTCCTAGTGAACAAATGCAAACGGGGCGGGCTTATCCTAGCAGTGATTTGTATGCTTTAGCAGTCACTGCGATAGTTTTATTGACGGGGAAGGAAGCATCAGAATTATTTGATGAGAACCAACTGAGTTGGACTTGGCAAAGATGGGTGAGAGTACATCCCGTCCTTGCCCAGATTATAAATCGGATGTTGAGTCATGCACCAGGCGATCGCTTCCAAACTGCGGCCGAAGTCGCCCAAGCATTACAAGCTATAGACCAACCCAATGTTGGTGTTTCTCTTCCTAACGTTTCCCGTGTGCAAACAATTGCCGTCGGTCGTCGTCCTGACTTTGCACCACCACCACCTGCACCCAACAAATCTGAACCTGTAATTCCTCCCAGTCGCAGTAGTTCAGTTTTAGATAGCCCTCTGGCTTTGGGGGCTATAGGTACGGCTGTAGTCATTTTGGCTGGTGTCGGTTCTTGGGCGCTGGTAAGTTCTATTCGCAGTCACTCATCATCACAGCCTGGTGAAACACCGCTGCCCCAAACCTTCCCCTCACCAGTAGTTACAGGTGGTACTACTTTCTCAACAGAAACCCCAGAACCAGTAGTTCTGAACAAGCGTCTCAATCTGGGAAACTCTAATACAGCTACGGTTGCAGATACTATCCAAGCAAATCAGATTATTCGATACAGTTTTTTTGGCAACGCAGGAGATAAGGTAACTACCTTTATTGACCAAGGTGAAGGCGTGTCATTGACTATTGTGGGTAGGAATCAACAGCCAATTGATAGTAGCGCCCAGCAAGTGACCAACTATGTAGGTACATTACCGAATACTGAAAGATATACCATTCAGTTGACTTTGGCTTCAGGGGTGGCTGCAAGTGACTACAGTTTGAATGTAGCCATAGAAAAAGCCATTCCCGCGACACCAACACCAACCCCCACACCTACGGAAACTCCAACACCAACCCTTACGCCTACAGAAACCCCAACACCGACATCTACACCGACGGAGACCCCAACACCAACCCCCACGCCTACGGAAACCCCAACACCAACCCTCACGCCTACAGAAACCCCAACATCTGTTCCTGAACCACAAAGTTTACCCTAATAGAACTTAACTTATGGATACAAAAAATCAGTTTCGATACCAGCGTTACCGTAATGCCTGAATGCCAGCGCCAACAGTGTATTACAATATTTGTGAGTTCTTAGCGATCAAAACTCTGAAGTAATGCGATTTACTTCATCACATACCCGTCTTCATTCAGATTATTAAACCAGATTGTTGAAGTCACTACTAATTACTGGAACTGATACAGAAGCTGGCAAAACTGCTTTGACTACAGTTTTGGCAGCTTACTGTCAGAAATATTACCCCCAAGGCAGTTGGGGAATTATGAAACCAATTCAATCGGGAATTGGCGATCGCGAATGGTATCAAAATCTGTTTACACTAGAGCAAACAATCGCCGAAATTACACCTCTGCACTTTAGCGCACCTCTGGCTCCTCCCATCGCCGCCGCCAAGGAAAATCGTTCTGTAGATTTAGCTATAGTTTGGCAGACTTTAACCCAGTTGCGATCGCGTCTTGATGTGTTGCTAATTGAAGCTTTAGGTGGTTTGGGTTCACCAGTCACCGACGAGTTAACAGTGGCAGATTTAGCCGGGGAATGGCGCTTACCTACAGTATTAGTAGTACCTGTAAAATTAGGTTCCCTGGGACACGCTGTAGCGAATGTGGCATTGGCTAGACAAACGCGAGTGGATCTCAAAGGGATTGTGTTGAACTGTACACAACCTATATCTGATGAAGAAATCGCCGACTTAACACCAAAAGATTTAATTCAATCCCTCACGAATATTCCAGTCTTAGGCTGTCTACCTTATGTAGATAACTTCTCTGATTTCGATCAACTGGTGCAAATCGCCTCAAATTTAGATTTAGAAACACTGGAGTAGGTGAGTGTAGGGGTGTAAGGGTGTAGGGGTTAGTGAAATGATGATTCTCTCGTTAGTTTGAGAGTCATAATTTACCCCTTGGTAAAAAGTCCCCAATCCCCAATCCCCAGTCCCCAACCCCCTCATGTGTACAACTGAAAATTTTTGGGAATACTATTCACAGCCACCAATATCCCCAGTTGTCAATTAACTTGAGGAATGTCCAAAAATGTCTATTGAGCAACTCCAGCCTGCCACTCAGCAACAAGCGAGTGTCTATTTGCCTTATATTCAGGGTACTAAACGCAATTCTTTGCCCCTTGCTATTAGTCTTTATCAAAAAGGCATTGTGGAAGGTCAACGCAAAATAGAAGCCGGTGAAAATGTTCCTTTTGTCGCTTCTTGGAATGTTGCTACTCTACCTTCAGATTTGACACGTTGCCGGATACAGTTTGATGGCAACGCTGAATTAAATTACGAAGTAATGATGGCAAGTTTTGAATTTATGAGTTTTCTCATCGAATTAATGGAAAATCATAGACGTTATAAGCTGACAGATTTCTCACAATCTTTTTACCGCAAACTCCTGCGTATAGATGAATGAAAGTCTGTTTGCGTATATGAGTGTAGGAGTTTAGAGACAGAAATATGTTCTGGAATCTATGCTCTTATACTCTGGAATTTATTAAAATTTGCTAATTTTTGGGTTTATTTAAACAATTTTAATTGTGTAATTTAAACAAGATTAATTTTCTTATATTTAACATAATAACTCTCCACCCGTAAGGAAACTCTTGATTTGAACTGTGGTCTATATAGATGGATGTTTTCGACAGGGTACAAGTGGACAGGACATTAGACCAGAGCAAAAATAACCCCTCTACTGAAAACTTAACCAAGCGCTCACGCAGAAGTGTTTATCGCAAATCCGAAAACTGACACGCGTAGCACAGTAAAATTATTTAGCATTTATATTCATTTAAATACCAAAAAAAAGTACATTTCAAGAAATTACCTTGTGAGAACGTCTGAGGTTTCTGCCGGAACCAACTAAAATTAGTAAACACCTGGCTGGGTTTTACTGCCTTTTGAAATTAGGAGTGCGTGTGTGCCAAAATCTGCTAAATATTTGCTGATTGGCTCGACTGAGACTTATAGCGGTAAGTCCGCAACAGTTCTGGGATTGTCTCATCAGTTACAGCAAAAAGGATTAGATATTGCTTACGGCAAACCATTAGGCAATAGTTTGAGTACATCTGAAGGTACTTTAGTTGAAGAAGATGTCCAGTTTATTACCCATAGTCTCAATTTATCGGCAAATCGTATTGCTCCCACAATATTGGCTTTAGATGAAGCCAGTATGCAGAAACGTCTATTTGGTGAAGACACAACTGATTATAGTCAGACTTTGGTGGAGCAGTATTTACAAGTTCCTCGTGGGGATTTAGTTGTGCTAGAAGGCCCTGGGGATTTAGCAGAAGGTTATCTGTTTGATTTGTCTTTACTGCAAGTAGCAGACGTTTTGGATGCGTCTGTACTATTGGTGAGTCGTTACAGTTCGCTAATTTCTGTGGAATCGCTATTATCGGCTAAACAACGTGTAGGCGATCGCTTGATTGGTGTTGTGATCAATGATATCCCGCCTGCCCAGTTAGAAACTGTTGAGAATTTTGTCCGTCCTTATCTAGAACAGCAAGGTATTGCCGTAATGGCGATGCTGCCCAAAAATGATTTACTCCGTAGTGTCAGCGTGGGTGAATTGGTCAAACAACTCAACGCCGAAGTTCTCTGTCGTAGCGATCGCCTAGATTTGATGGTCGAGAGTTTAGCAATTGGGGCGATGAATGTAAATGCTGCGGTGAAGTATTTCCGCAAGCGTCGGAATATGGCGGTAGTGACAGGCGGCGATCGCGTGGAAATTCAGCAAGCAGCCTTAGAAACCTCTACTCAATGCCTCATCCTTACCGGACAATTACCCCCTCCACAATTTATCCTCAGTCGTGCTGAAGAGTTAGAAATTCCCATCTTATCCGTTGACTTAGATACCCTCACCACTGTAGAAATTGTTGACCGCACCTTCGGCCAAGTGCGTGTCCATGAGCCGATTAAAGTACAGTGTATTCGTCAGTTAATGGCTGAAAATTTTGATAGCGATCGCCTGTTATCTAAACTAGGTTTAACGCCCGCTACAGCCTTACCTTAGATTTCCAACCTCTTCACACACAAATCTTTTGATACAAAATGAAAAACTTTACGACTCAAATTCGCTTCCTACTTACACGCTCTTTGGTAGAATAGCTTGGTCGTTTAATCTGAATATATCCGTCTTTGAGCCAGTCAACAGACCTCATTAACCTCGATACGTTAGCGCAAGAACTGGCGACAATCCAGCAAACAGGTTCTAAACGAATTGCTTTGCTGGGTTCCCGTCATGTGCCAATTACGCATCAAAATCTCATTGAAATGATGACTTATGCCCTGGTTTTGTCAGGGAATCGAGTCATTACTTCTGGTGCTACAGGTACTAACTCGGCTGCCATTAAGGGCGCAATGCGCGCTGACCCCAATTTGCTCACGGTAATTCTACCCCAAAGCTTAGAACGTCAGCCCCAAGAATCTCGCCAGCAACTAGAACAGGTGATGCACCTAGTAGAAAATCCTAGTAATGATAACTTGTCTCTTGCTGAAGCTAGTTACTTGTGCAACAAAGAAATTGTCTCCCGATGTCAGCAGCTCATCTGCTTCGCGTTTCATGACAGCCGTACTCTCCTACAAACTTGTGGAGATGCGGAAGAACAGAGAAAGGTTGTCACACTTTTCTACTTTGATTAGTCAACAGTCAATAGTCAAACATCGGGACTATAGACTGATGACTAATGAATAACTAACCATAAAGCATGATTATTTTCTTATATTCTATTGCCGCAGCTGCGGTTTTAATTTATCTGCCATTTTTGGTGGTAGGTTATGCTCGTGCGCGTGTTGGGTATGATGTTTCTGCTCCACGGGCGATGTTTGATAAGTTACCACCTTACGGACAGCGAGCTACATGGGCGCACCAAAATTCATTTGAGGCGTTTATGATATTTGCCGCAGCCGCACTAATGGCTTATGTGACTGGTGTGAATTCTCCTACAGCCGTATGGGCTGCGATCGCCTTTCTGGTGGCGCGTCTGCTATACTCTATCTTCTATATTTTGAATATACCGCTTTTGCGATCGCTCATGTACGCTATTGGCTCCCTTGGCTCTGGTACTCTCTTTGTCCTGAGCATAATTCAAGCTAAAGGTTGATTAGGAAGCGGGGACTGGGATTCTTTTCAATCCATGTTCTATCCT contains:
- a CDS encoding HD domain-containing protein → MISERFTQALTYATQLHTHQVRKGSGIPYVAHLLGVASIALEYGANEDEAIAALLHDAVEDQGGAETREEIRRRFGETVTAIVDGCTDADTMPKPPWKQRKEAYIAHISTASPSVLLVSAADKLHNARSILQDYRLVGESLWERFQGGKTGTLWYYRSLVDAYQKTETRAIFAELARVVTQIEDLASQKKSEA
- a CDS encoding ribose-phosphate pyrophosphokinase — translated: MNAHRGSAVLSSATFKMQPTATGLTENHRLRLFSGSSNVQLSQEVARYLGMDLGPMIRKRFADGELYVQIQESIRGCDVYLIQPCCQPVNDHLMELLIMVDACRRASARQVTAVIPYYGYARADRKTAGRESITAKLVANLITQAGANRVLAMDLHAAQIQGYFDIPFDHVYGSPVLLDYLTSKQLHDLVVVSPDVGGVARARAFAKKLNDAPLAIIDKRRQAHNVAEVLNVIGDVKGKTAVLVDDMIDTGGTIAAGAKLLREEGARQVYACATHAVFSPPAVERLSSGLFEEVIVTNTIPIPESDRFPQLVVLSVANLLGETIWRIHEDTSISSMFR
- a CDS encoding serine/threonine-protein kinase; this encodes MQPPILIGTVLQNRYRIVQILGQGGFGRTYLAEDQRRFNELCAIKELIPTATGTVAWEKAQELFHREAAILYQIENPQIPKFREKFEQDQRLFLVQDYVAGKTYWDILTERQATGKAFTELEVLQLMRSLLPVLEHIHGRGIIHRDISPDNIILRDSDSQPVLIDFGVVKELATRLQSPEMTTPVTSVGKLGYSPSEQMQTGRAYPSSDLYALAVTAIVLLTGKEASELFDENQLSWTWQRWVRVHPVLAQIINRMLSHAPGDRFQTAAEVAQALQAIDQPNVGVSLPNVSRVQTIAVGRRPDFAPPPPAPNKSEPVIPPSRSSSVLDSPLALGAIGTAVVILAGVGSWALVSSIRSHSSSQPGETPLPQTFPSPVVTGGTTFSTETPEPVVLNKRLNLGNSNTATVADTIQANQIIRYSFFGNAGDKVTTFIDQGEGVSLTIVGRNQQPIDSSAQQVTNYVGTLPNTERYTIQLTLASGVAASDYSLNVAIEKAIPATPTPTPTPTETPTPTLTPTETPTPTSTPTETPTPTPTPTETPTPTLTPTETPTSVPEPQSLP
- the bioD gene encoding dethiobiotin synthase; this translates as MLKSLLITGTDTEAGKTALTTVLAAYCQKYYPQGSWGIMKPIQSGIGDREWYQNLFTLEQTIAEITPLHFSAPLAPPIAAAKENRSVDLAIVWQTLTQLRSRLDVLLIEALGGLGSPVTDELTVADLAGEWRLPTVLVVPVKLGSLGHAVANVALARQTRVDLKGIVLNCTQPISDEEIADLTPKDLIQSLTNIPVLGCLPYVDNFSDFDQLVQIASNLDLETLE
- the ebsA gene encoding type IV pilus biogenesis protein EbsA → MSIEQLQPATQQQASVYLPYIQGTKRNSLPLAISLYQKGIVEGQRKIEAGENVPFVASWNVATLPSDLTRCRIQFDGNAELNYEVMMASFEFMSFLIELMENHRRYKLTDFSQSFYRKLLRIDE
- a CDS encoding phosphotransacetylase family protein translates to MPKSAKYLLIGSTETYSGKSATVLGLSHQLQQKGLDIAYGKPLGNSLSTSEGTLVEEDVQFITHSLNLSANRIAPTILALDEASMQKRLFGEDTTDYSQTLVEQYLQVPRGDLVVLEGPGDLAEGYLFDLSLLQVADVLDASVLLVSRYSSLISVESLLSAKQRVGDRLIGVVINDIPPAQLETVENFVRPYLEQQGIAVMAMLPKNDLLRSVSVGELVKQLNAEVLCRSDRLDLMVESLAIGAMNVNAAVKYFRKRRNMAVVTGGDRVEIQQAALETSTQCLILTGQLPPPQFILSRAEELEIPILSVDLDTLTTVEIVDRTFGQVRVHEPIKVQCIRQLMAENFDSDRLLSKLGLTPATALP
- a CDS encoding DNA-processing protein DprA yields the protein MSQSTDLINLDTLAQELATIQQTGSKRIALLGSRHVPITHQNLIEMMTYALVLSGNRVITSGATGTNSAAIKGAMRADPNLLTVILPQSLERQPQESRQQLEQVMHLVENPSNDNLSLAEASYLCNKEIVSRCQQLICFAFHDSRTLLQTCGDAEEQRKVVTLFYFD
- a CDS encoding MAPEG family protein codes for the protein MIIFLYSIAAAAVLIYLPFLVVGYARARVGYDVSAPRAMFDKLPPYGQRATWAHQNSFEAFMIFAAAALMAYVTGVNSPTAVWAAIAFLVARLLYSIFYILNIPLLRSLMYAIGSLGSGTLFVLSIIQAKG